One genomic segment of Garra rufa chromosome 13, GarRuf1.0, whole genome shotgun sequence includes these proteins:
- the erh gene encoding enhancer of rudimentary homolog yields the protein MSHTILLVQPTKRPEGRTYADYESVNECMEGVCKMYEEHLKRMNPNSPSITYDISQLFDFVDDLADLSCLVYRADTQTYQPYNKDWIKEKIYVLLRRQAQQAGK from the exons ATG TCTCACACAATTTTGCTGGTGCAGCCCACCAAGAGACCGGAAGGCAGAACATATGCAGACTATGAGTCTGTCAACGAATGCATGGAAG GAGTGTGTAAGATGTATGAAGAGCATCTGAAGAGGATGAATCCCAACAGCCCTTCCATCACATATGACATAAGCCAGTTATTCGACTTTGTTGATGATCTTGCTGACCTCAGCTGTCTCGT GTACAGGGCAGACACACAAACCTACCAGCCTTACAACAAAGACTGGATCAAAGAAAAGATCTATGTGCTGCTGAGGCGTCAAGCCCAGCAGGCAGGAAAATAA